In Chryseobacterium gotjawalense, the following are encoded in one genomic region:
- a CDS encoding SufE family protein yields MTIKEKQQETVDAFAFMEDWEQKYEYIIDLGKELKGLPEEKKTDDNLIKGCQSKVWIDAEFKEGKLYFNADSDGILPKGIISLLVSIYSGHTTQEILASDFKFIEEIGLQEFLSPSRANGLMAMTKQIKFYAVAFQLKS; encoded by the coding sequence ATGACCATCAAAGAAAAACAGCAGGAAACCGTAGACGCATTTGCGTTTATGGAAGATTGGGAACAGAAATACGAGTACATTATCGATCTTGGGAAAGAACTGAAAGGACTGCCTGAGGAGAAGAAAACAGATGACAATTTAATTAAAGGCTGTCAGTCAAAAGTATGGATTGATGCAGAATTCAAAGAGGGAAAACTTTACTTCAATGCTGATTCCGACGGCATTTTACCCAAAGGAATCATTTCGCTTTTAGTCTCGATTTACAGCGGTCATACCACGCAGGAAATATTAGCGTCTGATTTTAAATTCATTGAAGAAATCGGACTGCAGGAATTCCTGTCACCGTCACGAGCCAACGGTTTGATGGCGATGACCAAACAAATTAAGTTTTACGCAGTCGCATTTCAATTAAAGTCTTGA
- a CDS encoding glycosyltransferase family 9 protein → MRILAYRFSAFGDVAMTVPVFTEFLQQNPDVEVVMVSRDNFKDLFEGIPNLIFRGIDVDDYKGFFGLRKLGRTLLKEYRPDYIADLHDVIRTKTLDLFFIKNGFKVFKINKEKEEKEHLTDIWNLDKKKLKPTSERYADVFRAMNFKLELSHQYSQKNITKKGIGIAPFAQHKGKMLPLEKTFEVVKILAQNHNVYFFGGGKNEITILDGWQRQIPNTENLAGKLNLKEELQKIAELEVMISMDSANMHLASLMGTRCISVWGSTHPYAGFLGYGQSENDIVQVKDLTCRPCSVFGDKECYRGDWACLEEINIQRIINLV, encoded by the coding sequence ATCAGAATATTAGCATATCGTTTTTCTGCTTTCGGAGACGTCGCGATGACCGTTCCCGTTTTCACCGAGTTTCTTCAGCAGAATCCCGACGTAGAAGTGGTCATGGTTTCCAGGGACAACTTCAAAGATTTATTTGAAGGCATTCCTAATCTTATTTTCAGGGGAATTGATGTCGATGATTACAAAGGTTTTTTTGGGCTGAGAAAATTAGGCAGAACTTTATTAAAAGAATACAGACCTGATTATATTGCTGATTTACACGATGTTATCCGAACAAAAACCCTCGATTTATTTTTTATTAAAAATGGTTTTAAAGTCTTTAAAATCAACAAAGAGAAAGAAGAAAAGGAACATCTTACAGATATCTGGAATTTAGATAAGAAAAAGCTGAAACCGACCAGCGAACGGTATGCAGATGTCTTTCGTGCAATGAATTTCAAACTTGAACTTTCTCATCAATACTCACAGAAAAACATCACCAAAAAAGGAATTGGAATTGCACCTTTCGCCCAACACAAAGGAAAAATGCTCCCTTTAGAAAAAACCTTTGAGGTGGTAAAAATCCTTGCACAAAACCATAACGTCTATTTTTTTGGCGGTGGAAAAAATGAAATCACCATTCTCGACGGCTGGCAACGACAAATACCCAATACCGAAAATTTAGCAGGAAAACTGAATCTAAAAGAAGAATTACAAAAAATCGCAGAACTGGAGGTCATGATTTCAATGGATTCAGCCAATATGCATTTGGCAAGTTTAATGGGAACCCGATGCATTTCCGTTTGGGGTTCTACCCATCCTTACGCCGGATTTTTAGGCTACGGACAAAGTGAAAACGATATCGTTCAGGTAAAAGATTTAACCTGCAGACCCTGCTCTGTTTTTGGTGATAAAGAATGTTATCGCGGCGACTGGGCCTGTTTAGAAGAAATTAATATTCAGAGGATTATCAATCTGGTATAA
- a CDS encoding glycosyltransferase: MKVIVSAFSSLYTDQRIEKVCETLHKNGYEVLLIGNDWGGAGAMHRPYKFLRIKHFSSSLKTAYAEFNWKLYKELKKNADKNTILLANDLDALLPNTLISKKLNIPLLFDSHEIFTEMPAIQGKFSQKIWRFLEQKLVPNIKYMMTESYSYAEWFADQYGVNPVVVRNIPRRISEPFDIPKNNPKILLYQGIINQSRGISQAILATKHLDNVIFKIAGDGPKRAEYEALVKKEGLENKVEFLGKLIPTELRKLTKTADVALSIEENGGVSYLYSLPNKVSDCIQARVPLVLINFPEMMRVYNEFKVGEIVENHDPLNLAEKIKTVIEKGREFYQPELERAAQELCWEKEEPKILALFRQVVEENF; encoded by the coding sequence ATGAAAGTTATTGTTTCAGCATTTAGCAGTTTGTATACCGACCAAAGAATTGAAAAGGTGTGCGAAACTTTGCATAAAAATGGATATGAAGTACTGTTAATAGGGAATGATTGGGGAGGCGCAGGAGCAATGCACCGTCCTTATAAGTTCCTTCGGATAAAACATTTTTCATCTTCGTTAAAAACCGCCTACGCCGAATTTAACTGGAAACTTTATAAAGAACTTAAAAAGAATGCCGATAAAAACACCATCCTTCTCGCCAATGATTTGGATGCGCTGTTGCCCAATACACTGATTTCTAAAAAATTAAATATTCCACTACTATTTGACAGTCATGAAATCTTTACTGAAATGCCTGCCATTCAAGGTAAATTTTCGCAAAAAATATGGAGATTTTTAGAGCAAAAACTGGTGCCCAACATCAAATATATGATGACGGAAAGTTACAGCTATGCAGAATGGTTCGCTGATCAATATGGCGTAAATCCTGTGGTTGTAAGAAATATTCCAAGGCGAATTTCAGAGCCATTTGATATCCCGAAAAATAATCCAAAAATCCTGCTCTATCAAGGAATTATTAACCAGTCGAGGGGAATTTCTCAAGCTATTTTAGCAACTAAACATTTAGACAATGTTATTTTTAAAATTGCTGGCGACGGTCCAAAAAGAGCGGAATACGAAGCGCTTGTAAAAAAAGAGGGATTGGAAAATAAAGTTGAGTTTTTAGGAAAGTTAATTCCAACTGAACTTAGAAAACTTACGAAAACGGCGGATGTCGCTTTAAGCATTGAAGAAAACGGTGGCGTCAGTTATCTTTATTCATTACCTAATAAAGTTTCCGATTGTATTCAGGCAAGGGTTCCATTGGTTTTAATCAATTTTCCAGAAATGATGCGGGTCTATAATGAGTTTAAAGTGGGAGAAATTGTTGAAAATCACGATCCACTCAACCTTGCCGAAAAAATAAAAACAGTTATTGAAAAAGGACGGGAATTCTATCAGCCTGAATTGGAAAGAGCTGCACAGGAGCTGTGTTGGGAAAAGGAAGAACCCAAAATCCTCGCCTTATTCAGACAGGTTGTTGAAGAAAATTTCTAA
- a CDS encoding uroporphyrinogen decarboxylase: MTPEITNYIGYAASFFIVLSFALKDIKKIRIINLIGCVLFVLYGIYSNYLWPIIIPNAVLCAIQAYHLVKKS; the protein is encoded by the coding sequence ATGACTCCCGAAATTACCAATTACATCGGTTACGCTGCCTCTTTTTTTATCGTTTTGAGTTTTGCGCTGAAGGACATCAAGAAAATCAGAATTATCAATCTTATCGGTTGTGTCCTGTTTGTATTATATGGTATTTACAGCAATTATCTATGGCCGATTATTATTCCCAACGCTGTGCTTTGCGCTATTCAGGCTTATCATCTGGTGAAAAAATCGTAA